A single genomic interval of Antechinus flavipes isolate AdamAnt ecotype Samford, QLD, Australia chromosome 1, AdamAnt_v2, whole genome shotgun sequence harbors:
- the LOC127545081 gene encoding LOW QUALITY PROTEIN: prostasin-like (The sequence of the model RefSeq protein was modified relative to this genomic sequence to represent the inferred CDS: inserted 1 base in 1 codon), producing the protein MAASGMLPNQFHAGNLESFKKGDDDDDKLVSNWTCIPSDRVAKWRSSYKGQSNLPPGTDLSGLGNGRRFPDLGQEEQDGPGVGDPAKFVESAIAGKGPSPNPLIFLLFILSQHPRSQLWSPPPFPLCSFSSLLLSGADGKEEVSCGVAPQARIVGGTNASPGQWPWQVSITYNGIHVCGGSLVSKQWVLTAAHCFPREHRLEDYEVKXGAHQLSTYNPDTVVMTVGKVFTHHNYVKEGSQGDIHPVWLPAANASFPNRLHCTFTGWGNPHSSCKTLWGYGLPEPVICKEMERMEDLICTLIC; encoded by the exons ATGGCTGCCTCTGGAATGCTCCCAAACCAGTTCCATGCTGGGAACCTGGAAAGCTTCAAGAAGGGTGACGATGATGATGACAAACTGGTGTCTAATTGGACTTGCATTCCGAGTG ATCGGGTAGCTAAGTGGAGGTCGTCTTACAAAGGACAGTCGAACCTGCCCCCCGGAACAGACCTTTCGGGTCTGGGGAATGGCAGGCGCTTCCCAGACTTGGGCCAGGAGGAGCAAGATGGGCCTGGGGTTGGTGACCCTGCTAAGTTTGTTGAATCTGCTATTGCTGGGAAGGG CCCTTCTCCCAATCCCTTAATCTTTCTACTTTTCATCCTATCCCAACATCCCAGATCCCAACTATGGTCACCTCCCCCTTTCCCACtctgctcattttcttctctcttgcttTCAGGGGCCGATGGGAAAGAAG AAGTTTCCTGTGGTGTGGCCCCTCAGGCACGAATTGTGGGCGGTACCAATGCTTCCCCTGGCCAGTGGCCTTGGCAGGTCAGCATAACCTACAATGGCATCCATGTATGCGGTGGCTCTCTTGTATCCAAACAGTGGGTGCTGACCGCTGCCCACTGCTTCCCAAG GGAGCATAGGTTGGAGGATTATGAAGTGA CTGGGGCCCATCAGCTCAGCACCTATAACCCTGACACAGTGGTCATGACAGTAGGCAAGGTCTTCACCCATCATAACTATGTGAAAGAGGGGTCACAAGGAGATATCCATCCTGTCTGGCTACCAGCTGCCAATGCCTCTTTCCCCAATAGACTCCATTGCACCTTCACAGGCTGGGGTAACCCACACAGCTCATGTAAGACTCTGTGGGGGTATGGGTTGCCAGAGCCAGTGATATGCAAAGAGATGGAGAGGATGGAGGATTTGATATGTACCCTTATCTGC